Part of the Amycolatopsis sp. 195334CR genome is shown below.
CCAGACTGGAGTCGGCTCGCACGGTGCAGCTCGCACCCGGCGGGATGACCAAAGTGGACTCGCGTTCCTCGATGATCGCCGGGCCGTCGATCCGGTCGTCCGCGCGCAACCGGTACCGGTCGTACACCGCGGTGTCGACAAAGCCACCCGGGAAGTAGGCCTGCCTGCTGCCCTTGCGTGCTTCGCCTTCCCCGGCTTCCACGCTCAGCCGCAGGTTCACCCGGGGCACCGGACCCGAGGAGACCACGCGCCAGTTGAGCACCTCGACACCGACGTCCGGCCCGGTCCGGCGGTACAGCTCGCGGTAGGCCTCAGTGAAGTCGTCGACGAGCGAGGTGGGCCAGTCCCCCTGGTTCACCGGCACCCGGATTTCGTAGCCCTGCCCCGCGTACCGCATTTCGGCGATCCGGCTGTGCGTCACCACGTCCACTCCGGACGCTTTCAGCAGCTCTTCGCCCTCGCGTTCCATCTCGGCGAACAACGCGTCCACCTCGGACCAGCTCAGCTCGTCGACCCCGGCGCGCGACGTCCGCACGAAGTCGAAAGCCAGCGGCGCGGTGAGGAAACCGACCGCGCTCATCACGCCCGCGGCCGGTGGTGCGACCACCTGCCGGGCACCCAGCGCCCGCGCCACACCGACGCCGTGCACCGGACCGGCGCCGCCGAAGGTGAACATCGGCAGCCGCGCGGGATCCTTGCCGCGTTCCACCGCGTGCACCCGTGCCGCGTTGGCCATGTCCTCGTTGACGTGCGCGTGGATGCCGTACGCCGCTTCGGCCAGCCCGACGCCCAGCGGTTCGGCGATCCGGCGCTGGATCACCTCGCGCGCGGCATCGAGGTCCAGCGTCATTTCCCCGCCGAGGAAGTAACCGGGGTCGAGATAACCGAGCACCAGGTCCGCGTCAGTGACCGTGGGATCGGTGCCACCGCGGCCGTAACACACGGGCCCCGGCTCGGAGCCCGCCGAATCCGGGCCCACGGTGAGCAGGCCGAGCGCGTCGATGCGGGCGATCGAACCACCACCGACGCCGATCTCGATCATGTCGGTCACCGGCACCTTCACCGGCAGTCCCGAACCGGGCAGCAGCCGGTACACCCTGTCCACTTCGAACTCGTGCGTGACCAGCGGCGCGCCGTCGGAGATCATGCACAACTTCGCCGTGGTACCGCCCATGTCGAAGGCCAGCAGATCGGTCTCCCCCGCCGCCGCGCCGAACGCCGAGGCGGCCAGCGCCCCACCGGCCGGGCCGGATTCGAGGATGCGGATGGGATACCGGGCGGCGGTGTCCACTGTGGCTATTCCACCGTTGGACAGCATGATGTGCGGTGCCGGTCCGATGCCCGCCCGGTGCACCCGCTGCTCCAGGTCACGCAGGTAGCGTTCGGTCAGGTCCTGCACGTACACGTTCGCCGCGGTGGTCGAGGCCCGTTCGAACTCGCGGATCTCCGGCACCACCTCCGACGACAACGCCACGCGCAGCCCCGGCGCCACCTCGGCCAGCACGGACCGCACGCGGCGTTCGTGCTCGGGATTGGTGAAGGAGTGCAGGAAGCAGACGGCCACCGCCTCGATGCCGCGCTCGGCCAGCTCGGTGCCGAGCCGGGCGACGTACTCCTCGTCGAGCGGGGTCTGCACGCTGCCGTCAGCCAGGATGCGCTCCGGCACATCGAATCGGAGGTGCCGAGGCACCAGCGGTTCCGGCAGTTCGATCTGGAGGTCGTACAGCTCGTAGCGGTGTTCGCGGCGCATCTCCAGCACGTCGCGGAACCCGGCGGTGGCCAGCAGGGCCAGCTTCGAGCCCTTGCGCTCGATCAGCGCGTTGGTGACCAGCGTGGTGCCGTGCACCAGTTTGTCCACTTGGGACGGATCGGGGATGGCGCCGCGCAGCAGTTCGCCGACCGCGCGAGCGGGTTCGTCGTGGGTGGTCAGCGCCTTGCCGATGGCCACCACCCCGGAATCGTCGAGCACGCACAGATCGGTGAACGTGCCACCGATGTCGACGCCAACGCGCAGCGTCATCACCGCTCCTTCCGGTACCAGCGGGGCGAGGTGTTCAGCGGCGGGCGCATGGCGGCCTCGACCACCAGCACGTTCGGCTCATCGGCCTGGATGAACGCGCCCAGCTTCCGCCGGAAGGCGCGGCCGAAACCCTTGACCCGTTCGGACCGCACGCCGAACGACTTGGCCATCGCGACGAAGTCGGGGCCGACCAGGTCGACCCCGCGGTGCGGCAGGCCGCTGTGCTCCTGGTCGAACCGGAGCATGCCGTACCCGCCGTCCTCCACCACGACCACGGTGACCGGCAGGTTCTCCTGCACGGCGGTGGCCAGATCCCCGACGCCGTAGAGGAATCCGCCGTCGCCGGTGACGCAGACCGCGCGCCCGGCACCGGCCGCGGCGCTGCCGAGCGAGGCGGGGAAGCCGAAGCCGAGCGTGCCCCAGCCCATCGGGTAGGCGAGCGTGCGCGGCGCCGGGATGCGGTGGAAGCCGCCGATCCAGTAGCCGGCGATGCACATGTCCGCCACCAGGATCGCGTCCTCGGGCAGCACTTCCTCCAGCGTGCCCAGGAAGTCGGCGGCCTGCGGCTCGTCCTCGCGGATGCGGCGGCGCACGGCCGCGCTCATCCGGCGCAGGCGGGCGGTGAGCTTCTCCAGCCCCTCCTTGTGCGGGAGTTCGCCGAGCAGCGCGGTGACCACGGTGCGGGCGTCACCGACCAGGTTCAGGTCCGGCGGGTAGTTCTTCGCCGCGTCCGCCGCGTCGACGTTCACCGTGACCAGCGTCGGCGGCTGCGGCATCAGCCAGTTCTGCGTCATCAGCCCGTCGAAGTCGGTGCCGACGCCGAGCACCAGGTCGGCCTCGTCCCAGAGCGCGCCGACCTCCGGCGTGTGCACCGAGTTCGGGGCCAGGCAAGGGTGTTCGGGCGGGAGCAGGCCGCGCGCGGCGAAGGTGGTGAGCACCGGGGCGGCCAGCTTCTCGGCCAGTTCGCCGATGACCGCGCCCGCCCCGGCCCGCAGCGCACCGCCACCGGCCCAGATCAGCGGGCGCTCGGCGCGCTCGAACAACTCCCGCGCGCGCCCGAGGTCGAGCGGTTCGGGTACCGGCGTGTGCTCGGCCGGGTCGCGGGCGCGCTTGGCCGTGGCGGACAGGAAGTCGGTGGGAATGCCCAGGTAGACCGGGCCGCTCTGCGGTCGCAGCGCCAGCCGCGCCGCCGTGTGCGCGGCCCCGGCGATCTCCTCCGGCCCGTTGACGGTGTACTGCCCCTTGGTCAGCGGCGCGAACAACGCGGCCTGGTCGCTGGTCTCGTGCAGCACCCCGCGCACCGTGCCGGGCCGCCGGAGCGCGGACGAGATGTCGGTGGCGATGACCAGCACCGGGGAGCCGGAGGCCTGCGCCTCGCCGACCGCGGCGAGCGTGTTCGCCGCCCCCGGTCCGGTGGTCACGATCGCGACGCCGAGCTTGCCGGTCGCCCGGGCGTACCCGTCGGCGGCGTACGCGGCGGTCTGCTCGTGGCGGACGCCGAGCAGCTGGATCCCGGTGTCCGCGAGGGCTTCCCAGATCGGCAGGTTGTGCACCCCCGGCAAGCCGAAGGCCACCTCCACGCCGAGTTCACCCAGTGCGTCGGCGAGCTGGTCGGCCCCGGACTTCGGCTTGGCATGGCTGACTACCGGCACCGGCACAGCCTACGAGATCGTTCAACGATTGAACACCCCGGTCAGACGATGTTGTGCTCCGCCTTGGTGGTGGTGCCGTTCGCGAACCGGCGCACGTCCAACTCGGAGACGTCGATCTCCGGCTCCCGGCCCAGGTAGAGGTCCCGCATCACCGCGCCCACCGCCGGTCCCATCTGGAAGCCGTGCCCGGAAAACCCGGTGGCGTAGAGGAACCGCGCCACCCCGGCCGCCTCGCCGACCACCTGGTTCCGGTCCGGCGTCATCTCGTACAACCCCGCCCACGCCGTGCGGATGCCCGCGTCGAGCACCGACGGCGCCCGCCGCGCGGCGGCCTCGGCCAGTGCGGGCAGCCACTCCCCCGGCTCGTACCGCGAGTCGAACCCCACGTCGCCCGGCCCGCCCGGTAGGGAGATCGCCAGTCCGTCGCCCTCGGGGTGGAAGTAGAAGGCCGACGGCATTTCCACGGTCAGCGGTACCGATTCGCGCCGTCCCGGGATAGGGCCGGTGAACACCACCTGCCGCCGTTCCGGGGTGACCGGCAGCGGACACCCGGCCAGTTCCCCGATCCGCGCCGACCAGGCCCCGGCCGCGCACAGCACCACCTCGGTCCGGACCACTCCGACGGAGGTCCGGACCGCGCGGATCTGCTCACCGTCGCGGTCGATGCCCGTCACTTCGACGCCGGTGCACAGGGTCGCGCCCAGGCCCCGGGCCGCCCGCGCGTACCCCTGCACGACCGCGTCCGGGGTGGCGCGCCCGTCGTCGGGCGACCAGACCGCGGCGTGCACCCCATCGATCGAGATCAGCGGGTTGTGCTGCCGGGCTTCGACTGGTTCGACCACCCGGCTCGGCACACCGAGCGAGTTCTGCAGTGCCACCCCGTGCTCGAACCGCGGCAAGTCGGCCGGGTCGGTGATCAGGTACAGGTAACCGTCGCGGCGGAAGTCGATCTCCTGCCCGAACCGCGCCGGGAACCGCTCGAACTCGGCGAGCCCGCGCAGCCCCAGTTCGATGTTGACCCGGCTGGTGAACGACGAGCGCACCCCGCCCGCCGCCTTCGCCGTCGAACCGGCGCCCAGCGCGCCCCGCTCCAGCAACAGCACGTCCACCCCGGCCTCGGCCAGGTGGAACGCGCAGCTCACGCCGATCACGCCACCACCGACGATGACCACGCCGGCCTGATCGGGCAGGTTCGCCATGACCACAGGGTAATTGGCGCTTCAAGGGCTTTCCTCAGTCCGAACCGTGCGTAGACTCAGCCCTCCGGTGGAACCCAGGATCACCGCTGCTCGACGAAGGGGGCCGGAAATGCCGTTGATGCCCGTTACCGACTCGATGTTCCTGATGGTGGAGTCCCGCGAGCATCCGATGCACGTCGGCGGCCTCCAACTGTTCCGCAAGCCCGCGGACGCCGGCCCGGACTACCTCACCGAAATCCGCCGCAGGCTGCTCGACCGGTCCGAGGTCCGCCGTGCCTTCCGCCGCCGCCCCGCCCGCCCGGTGAACACCATGGGCTACGCCGCCTGGGCCGAGGACGTCGAACTCGAACTGGACTACCACTTCCGGCATTCCGCGCTGCCCCAGCCGGGCCGCATCCGCGAGCTGCTCGAGCTGACCGGCCGCTGGCACAGCACGCTGCTCGACCGGCACCGTCCACTGTGGGAGGCCCACCTGGTGGAGGGCCTGCAGGACGACCGGTTCGCGATGTACAGCAAGGTGCACCATGCATTGATGGACGGCGTGTCCGCACTTCGCACGATGCAGGCGACGCTGAGCGACAGCCCGGACGAGCGCGATTCGCCGCCGCCGTGGAGCGGGCCGAAGGTCAAGGGCGGGCGCACCCGCCGCGACCCGGTCTCGCTGGTCACCGGCGCGCGGAAGTCGCTCGGCCAGCTGGCGAAGCTGCCGCAGGCCGCGGTGAAGGTGGCCGGGGAGGCCTTCCGCGAGCACAGCCTGACCCTGCCCACCCAGGCCCCGAAGACCATGCTCAACGTGCCGATCGGCGGTGCCAGGCGGTTCGCCGCGCAGTCCTGGTCGCTCGACCGCGTGCGCCGGGTGGCCACCGCGGCCGGGGTCTCGCGCAACGACGTGGTGCTGGCGATGTGCTCCGGCGCCCTGCGCGACTACCTGATCGAGCAGCGGGCGCTGCCGGACACCGCGATGGTCGCGATGGTGCCGGTGTCCATGCGCAAGCGCGGCGAAACCGGCGAGGCCGGGGGCAACGCGGTCGGCGCGCTGCTGTGCAACCTGGCCACCGACCGCGGCGACCCGGCCGAGCGGCTCAAGCTGATCCACCAGTCCATGCGGGACGGCAAGCGGATCTTCTCCGACCTCACCCCGTTGCAGGCGCTGATCCTGTCCGGCATCAACGTGGCCCCGCTGGGCGCGTCCAGCATCCCCGGCTTCGTCAACAACACGCGCCCGCCGTTCAACCTGGTCATCTCGAACGTGCCGGGGCCGCGCCGGACGATGTACTGGAACGGTGCGCAGCTCGACGGGGTCTACCCGGCCTCGGTGCTGCTCGACGGGCAGGCCCTGAACATCACCCTGACCAGCAACGGCGACAACCTGGACTTCGGCATCACCGGCTGCCGCCGCAGCGTGCCGCACCTGCAGCGCATCCTGACCCACCTGGACACCGCGCTGGCCGAACTGGAGAGCGCCGTCGCCTGAGTCATCCGATCATTCTGTTCTCACCCTGGGTGACACCAGCGGGGCTTTACTACTCCATCAGCGGGACGATGGCTTGGGGCAAGTCAGAAATTAGCCGACTTCCCTAGATTTCGGTCGGGCGGCGCTTCTAGGGTCGTCTTGCCCGGTCGTCAGTGATCCGAGGAGTCAGCATGATCGAAACCGCTACCGAGGTCTGGACCACTCCGGACTTCGTCGAGTACGAGACCCCGATGGAAGTCACGGCCTACGCGGCCCGGATGGAATAACACGGGCGGGCGGGGGCCCGCGCGGTCCCCGCTCCTCGTCCCCGACGACCAGGAGGGTCCGCCATGAGCGCGCCGCTGGGCCACGACGAGTTCGCCGCCGCCCTGCGTGGACTGTCCCACCGCTACTGGGGCACGCACCCGTTCCACCACCGGATGCACGCCGGTGAACTGTCCGAACGCGAACTGCGGGTCTGGGCCGCGAACCGCTGGTACTACCAGCGCATGATCCCGCAGAAGGACGCCGCGATCATCAGCAACTGCCCGTTGCCCGAGGTGCGGCGGCAGTGGCTCCCCCGGCTCGTCTACCACGACGGAGCCGCGCCGGGTGAGGGCGGGATCGAGCGCTGGCTGCGGTTGTGCGAGGCGGTCGGCCTCAGCCGCGAGGAGGTCCTCGACGAGCGGCACGTCGCGCCGGGGGTCCGGTTCGCGGTGGACGCCTATGTCACCTTCGCCAGGACAAGGCCGTGGGTCGAAGCCGTCGCCTCGGGGCTCACCGAGATGTTCTCCGGTCATCTGATGAAACGCCGCGTGGCCGACATGCTGGCGAACTACGACTGGATCAACCGCACCGACCTGGCCTACTTCACCAACCGCATCGACGCCGTCTCCGGGGAGGGACAGGCCACTGTGGACCTCGTGCTGCGGCACTGCGTGACACGGGAGCAGCAGGACGCCGCGATCGCCGCGCTCTCCTTCAAGTGCGACGTGCTGTGGTCCCTTTTGGACGCCATCGAGCGCGCGGCGGCGAAGGAATGATCCCCCGGCTGCGCCGCGGTGTCCGGCTGACCTACGACAAGGTCCGCGAAACGCACGTGCTGTTGTACCCGGAAGGTGTGCTGGTGCCGAACAAAACCGCCGCCGCCGTGCTCGAGCTGTGCGACGGCGAGACCAGCGTCGCCGACATCACCGCGGCGCTGGGCAAGCAGTACCGCGGGGTGCGGGAGGCGGACGTCAACGGCGTGCTGTCCCGGCTGGCGGAACGGCGGGTCGTCGAATGGACGTGAAACCCGCCGAGCCACCGCTGGGCATGCTGGCCGAGCTGACCCACCGCTGCCCGTTGCACTGCTCGTACTGCTCGAACCCGATCGAGCTGATCACCAGGGACGGTGAACTCGGCACCGACCAGTGGCTTTCCGTGCTGTCGCAGGCGCGCGAACTCGGTGTGCTGCAGGTGCACATGTCCGGCGGCGAGCCGCTGGCCAGGCCGGATCTGCCGGAACTGGTCTCGCACGCCAGTGACCTCGGCTGCTACGTGAACCTGGTGACCAGCGGCCTCGGCCTCACGGCCAAGCGGCTCGACGACCTGGCCGACCGCGGGCTCGCGCACATCCAGCTGTCCGTGCAGGGCGCGGACGCCGAGCGCGCGGACCGGCTGGCCGGCACCAGGGCGCACGAGCACAAGATCGCCGCGGCCGCGCTGATCAACGAATCCGGGCTGCCGCTGAGCGTGAACGTGGTGCTG
Proteins encoded:
- the pqqA gene encoding pyrroloquinoline quinone precursor peptide PqqA; protein product: MIETATEVWTTPDFVEYETPMEVTAYAARME
- a CDS encoding wax ester/triacylglycerol synthase family O-acyltransferase — translated: MPLMPVTDSMFLMVESREHPMHVGGLQLFRKPADAGPDYLTEIRRRLLDRSEVRRAFRRRPARPVNTMGYAAWAEDVELELDYHFRHSALPQPGRIRELLELTGRWHSTLLDRHRPLWEAHLVEGLQDDRFAMYSKVHHALMDGVSALRTMQATLSDSPDERDSPPPWSGPKVKGGRTRRDPVSLVTGARKSLGQLAKLPQAAVKVAGEAFREHSLTLPTQAPKTMLNVPIGGARRFAAQSWSLDRVRRVATAAGVSRNDVVLAMCSGALRDYLIEQRALPDTAMVAMVPVSMRKRGETGEAGGNAVGALLCNLATDRGDPAERLKLIHQSMRDGKRIFSDLTPLQALILSGINVAPLGASSIPGFVNNTRPPFNLVISNVPGPRRTMYWNGAQLDGVYPASVLLDGQALNITLTSNGDNLDFGITGCRRSVPHLQRILTHLDTALAELESAVA
- a CDS encoding thiamine pyrophosphate-binding protein, with the protein product MPVVSHAKPKSGADQLADALGELGVEVAFGLPGVHNLPIWEALADTGIQLLGVRHEQTAAYAADGYARATGKLGVAIVTTGPGAANTLAAVGEAQASGSPVLVIATDISSALRRPGTVRGVLHETSDQAALFAPLTKGQYTVNGPEEIAGAAHTAARLALRPQSGPVYLGIPTDFLSATAKRARDPAEHTPVPEPLDLGRARELFERAERPLIWAGGGALRAGAGAVIGELAEKLAAPVLTTFAARGLLPPEHPCLAPNSVHTPEVGALWDEADLVLGVGTDFDGLMTQNWLMPQPPTLVTVNVDAADAAKNYPPDLNLVGDARTVVTALLGELPHKEGLEKLTARLRRMSAAVRRRIREDEPQAADFLGTLEEVLPEDAILVADMCIAGYWIGGFHRIPAPRTLAYPMGWGTLGFGFPASLGSAAAGAGRAVCVTGDGGFLYGVGDLATAVQENLPVTVVVVEDGGYGMLRFDQEHSGLPHRGVDLVGPDFVAMAKSFGVRSERVKGFGRAFRRKLGAFIQADEPNVLVVEAAMRPPLNTSPRWYRKER
- a CDS encoding hydantoinase/oxoprolinase family protein encodes the protein MTLRVGVDIGGTFTDLCVLDDSGVVAIGKALTTHDEPARAVGELLRGAIPDPSQVDKLVHGTTLVTNALIERKGSKLALLATAGFRDVLEMRREHRYELYDLQIELPEPLVPRHLRFDVPERILADGSVQTPLDEEYVARLGTELAERGIEAVAVCFLHSFTNPEHERRVRSVLAEVAPGLRVALSSEVVPEIREFERASTTAANVYVQDLTERYLRDLEQRVHRAGIGPAPHIMLSNGGIATVDTAARYPIRILESGPAGGALAASAFGAAAGETDLLAFDMGGTTAKLCMISDGAPLVTHEFEVDRVYRLLPGSGLPVKVPVTDMIEIGVGGGSIARIDALGLLTVGPDSAGSEPGPVCYGRGGTDPTVTDADLVLGYLDPGYFLGGEMTLDLDAAREVIQRRIAEPLGVGLAEAAYGIHAHVNEDMANAARVHAVERGKDPARLPMFTFGGAGPVHGVGVARALGARQVVAPPAAGVMSAVGFLTAPLAFDFVRTSRAGVDELSWSEVDALFAEMEREGEELLKASGVDVVTHSRIAEMRYAGQGYEIRVPVNQGDWPTSLVDDFTEAYRELYRRTGPDVGVEVLNWRVVSSGPVPRVNLRLSVEAGEGEARKGSRQAYFPGGFVDTAVYDRYRLRADDRIDGPAIIEERESTLVIPPGASCTVRADSSLVVIP
- a CDS encoding FAD-binding oxidoreductase; its protein translation is MANLPDQAGVVIVGGGVIGVSCAFHLAEAGVDVLLLERGALGAGSTAKAAGGVRSSFTSRVNIELGLRGLAEFERFPARFGQEIDFRRDGYLYLITDPADLPRFEHGVALQNSLGVPSRVVEPVEARQHNPLISIDGVHAAVWSPDDGRATPDAVVQGYARAARGLGATLCTGVEVTGIDRDGEQIRAVRTSVGVVRTEVVLCAAGAWSARIGELAGCPLPVTPERRQVVFTGPIPGRRESVPLTVEMPSAFYFHPEGDGLAISLPGGPGDVGFDSRYEPGEWLPALAEAAARRAPSVLDAGIRTAWAGLYEMTPDRNQVVGEAAGVARFLYATGFSGHGFQMGPAVGAVMRDLYLGREPEIDVSELDVRRFANGTTTKAEHNIV
- the pqqD gene encoding pyrroloquinoline quinone biosynthesis peptide chaperone PqqD; its protein translation is MIPRLRRGVRLTYDKVRETHVLLYPEGVLVPNKTAAAVLELCDGETSVADITAALGKQYRGVREADVNGVLSRLAERRVVEWT
- the pqqC gene encoding pyrroloquinoline-quinone synthase PqqC, which produces MSAPLGHDEFAAALRGLSHRYWGTHPFHHRMHAGELSERELRVWAANRWYYQRMIPQKDAAIISNCPLPEVRRQWLPRLVYHDGAAPGEGGIERWLRLCEAVGLSREEVLDERHVAPGVRFAVDAYVTFARTRPWVEAVASGLTEMFSGHLMKRRVADMLANYDWINRTDLAYFTNRIDAVSGEGQATVDLVLRHCVTREQQDAAIAALSFKCDVLWSLLDAIERAAAKE